The Primulina huaijiensis isolate GDHJ02 chromosome 6, ASM1229523v2, whole genome shotgun sequence genomic sequence ttaagttcaaTCATGTTTAGTTGATGGCAACATTTGTTAATCTTTGCCTTTTGCATCCACAGATAATGCTGGGGTCATTGTGAATCCCAAGGGTGAAATGAAAGGTAATGTGTCATTTTATAAACCATATTTGTCTAAAAATTTACTCTTTTTTACTTCAAGAAGAGTTGTTAGATGCCTGTTGTCACGGGCAATGGACAATAGCTCATTTCATACTGTTTTGGAACTAAGTTTGGGGGTATAAGCAGTGCCAGTATTGTCAAGTAGCTCACTTGCTCTATTTTCGTTGGCATTTCTTCAAATTTTACAGACGGTACTGTTTTAATTCGTTGCATTTGTTTGGTTTTTAGGGTCGGCCATCACGGGCCCGATTGGAAAGGAGTGTGCTGATCTCTGGCCGAGGATTGCTAGCGCTGCCAATgctattgtttagtattgaaattttgttattgTTTTCTTACTCATTCAGAGCAATTCAGTTTGAGATAGTTGCAGTTATGTCCTGAAGCAATTTGATTTTCCATATTAGACTTGAGTTTATCATGGATTGCTTTTGATCACTTAACCTTGATTACTTGCGGTAAAATgtcatttatttatgtttaccCCTTTGTAGAAGCAAAACTGATTTGTGCATCCCCTTTCATAGTGGTGGATCTACGGGTTCGAGAGGGTTGATGAGAATATATAGATTCGGGGcgacaaaattataattttttttacaaaaaattacgAAATATACTGTTACActctaaaaaatataatagagTTGGGTTTTCTTTTTTTCTGACATACTATTTTCTTCAAACGAAAACCCAATTTTTGCATCTCCCAAAGCATACTCACTGGTGGTGTATGTTTGAATTCAAATTCGATCGAGTaatcaatttcaaattttagtttctTGGAAGAGCTTGTACAAGAAAAACTTGATGCACATATCGAGTTGCTTAAATTCAAATCGAGTTCGATCAAATCAAATTTTGTTCATAAGTTATTCGTGATTAGCTTGACTCACTTGAACTCGTGTGCTCAAATATGGTGCTTAAATAATCGCGAATTAAAGGTGGagaataattatttattcagATTCTTGTATGGttcaaaatcttcttgtttCACATTGTCAAACTCAACTCTTATGTGAAAAGTCAAAGTTGCTTAAAATCCCTACGAAATATTAATTGGAGTTTAACCCCAATGTTGTTAAACAGAAATCATATACCCTCAAGTCTGACGTATTACACATTTTAAGCTCTAAATACACAAAATGTCATATTTGTAAAATGTAATTTCATTAATTTCTTTTGGAAAAAATTGTAAGATAGTTATTGATTAGCGGGGTAATCAATCCATTAAATCAACACGCATAcatataaaatacaaaataataatacaacaaacaaataaaagaatcCAAATGAATCAATCAAGAATTCACACCACACGCACACACATCGAATTCGTTCATAACAATCTCACAAGCTTCCCAAGGATCTCTCAATGGCTTGTTAATCTTCAGCAGAGTCTTGATTTTGAGTTATCTACGATCTTGTCTCAAAACGAGTTGGTAACCACTTTATCCTTTGGACATGTTAACGTACTCGATGTCACTGGAACTATTCTTCTTTTTGGGGAGTGTGGATTCTGAGGAAACCAACCAATTCGAAAGACTTGCATCCACGGCGATTTCTTGATTCGAATTCTTGAATTGATCACATCTTACACTGAGGGCAAATAATGTTTGATTGTTCTCTTTCTGTGACTTCAACAAACGTGTTCCTTTAGATTTGGCAGCTTTCCATTGTGTTACATTCTCCACAGGGTTCAACACAGAATTAATATAATCACTTCTATTTCTTGCTTGAGATTGTGATCCAAGAGTTCCATCTTCTTCGAGTAACTGAGTCTTCTTGATAACACCAGCTGATTGATTCTCTGTTCTAGATTCCAAAGATTGTATTAAAGTTGATccaggccacatcatttctcggCCATCTGATGTACAATCTATATCATCTTCGTAGTCATCTTCTGAATCATCCAAGTCACTATCAGTGTACTCTTCCGCTTCATCATCACTGTCTCTGGCATCATGGTATCTGTGATTCGGAGGATATGATACGAAGCAGGATTTGACTGGATTCTCATCTTCAAATAGTGGTTGACTTGAACTTTTAGGATTTCTCTCCTTTTCTTCCTGAACATTTGGGTTACCCTCTGGTAGGGAATCGGTGCTTTCACAGAGTGAATAGTGCTCATACGTAGTGATGTTTGAATTAAACGTAACTCTTTTTCTTGGGCTCGGACTCAACTGCTGCTCTTCTCCCTCTGGTCTATTTCTacaaacaaaatcaagaaaattgtaCAATCAATCTCATGGAATAAGAGCTAGAACAAGTAACAACAAGTTTCGGAAAAGAATCAAGTGCTCACTGCAACTCGGAAACCAAGCTGGGAGGTGGCGGCTCTGTGATGCTCTGACCTGCAAGAAACACGCTTTGCTGCTGAAAACTTCCTACTCTTTTTTGCTGCAGAAACAAATCATCACGTCAGTTTACCATAAGAAACAAACATGTAAATTTCGAAATCAAATCGCGATATACATTTATATAAATCAAGTAGGCATGACTAAACTGCTGGATCAGCTCCAAATAATAAAAGTTATATAAATAGAATTTATGAAATGTCATCATTTGGAGAAACACAAGGAATCAAATTAAAGAATCATTCATGAATCTCTTCCTATTTGGACAAACTTTCAACTCACTCAAgcagaaaacaaaaaagaagaagaaagaagaactaggacttaaaaaataaaatcgaggATCCGAAATTAATTACACAAACTAACAAACAAAACAATTTCACCATTTCTATAAAAATTCCATACGGAACCAAATCAAACTAACAAATGGGTATTTACTTTTACTTGATGATCCGCCCGATGAATCCTCTGTCTCCGACTCGACCGATCTTTCGCATCTCCAAAACACCCGAGAAAACAACCCATTTACACCCCCTTGTTCTCTTGATTTTGGAGAATTATTGGACCAGATAGCAAGAGAGCAGCATAAAATCCAAGAGCAAGAGGATCTTCACATTCTGCGTTGCAGAGCATAAAGAAAGGCGAAACGGTCGAGTTTTGGTGGGGCTGTGCCTGTCTGGGTTAGGGTTTTGTATATTGTTTGAAATATGGGAAGAAGTGACCGTTACTGACAGTCTCTATCTTCTTCCACTTTTTTCCctatatgattatttatttatgtttaaaaaaactCTCCTctttaacaataataaataatattattatataattaaagttatctTTCTTATACTAACTAATCTTAAAttgatttaataataaattataactatatttttattacataacTGACAAAAACATATTCATGACTATTTTAagtatcaaattttttagatggatatttaatttagatcaccaataaaaaaattattaatttttatgtcaaaatattactttttattataattatagacAGCGTTGATCTGtctgtctcacgaataaatatcTGTAAGAACGtttcacaagaaacctactttGTTCAGTTATctatgagactgtctcataagAGACGTACTCTATATAACttaatcatttattttatgtagGCAGTTATGTATTTTTTAGGTTTTAATATGAGAGCTAAAATGCTATTTTCTAGATGGTAGTAAAAAAATGAACAACGATTTTCCTTGTAAACTGAATATTATTTACACTGAATAAAAAGTTTACTAATTCAGTGGACTATAAATATGTAATTAagacaaaaaattgtgtgagacgatctcacgggatgtattttgtgagacagatctcttatttgggtcatccatgaaaaagtattactttttattgtgaatatcggtaggattgacccgtctcacagataaaaattcgtgattccgtctcacaagagacctactcatgtATTAAATGGATTTGATGAAATCCACAGATGTAAGGTTGTGCTTGAAAATAGGATTTGAagcaataaattttaaattaatggatttcaaatctatttAATTGCTTTGGATCCATAAATGTACAGCACTAAGCATATGACCATACCTGAAAATTGAGTATATCATAAAACTTCATAGTTTTATATGTAAGATGATAACTAAATAATAAGGTTGtaataaatcaaagttttttccgaaaaaattgttaaaatatataatttttttaatcttaaatgattttaaaataaattaatatggtGTCAGttcttcacacacacacatgtatatatttatttgttatttgtttataaaaattatcgaAAAAATTAGTGGAAGATActaaattatttagttttttttttaaaaaaaattcggctTCATGTTTTATACGGgtctcaaaatcaaaatttaatctCAAATTAGAATTCAAGGTACCATTGGTCAATAGATATGTGACAAAATATTTGctaatgatattttataaaaagtaTATCATGTTTTCAGAATCTCTTATGTAGTTCAATGACATAAATatctttcaataaataaaaaaaagacagGAGCTCAAATTTacattaaaatgaaaaaaatctcACCTTGAGCTCTATGACGTTAACTGTCAAGTTTGTAATAAACCGTTGTCACGGGTAAAAGCTAAATCGTTGACACATTGCTATACGTCGAACAGATTATGATATTGTTTATAGTATTTTGTGAGTCCTCAAAAACCCGTTACACGATTAATTACAAACATTTTTTGACAAGTATTTGTCGCAAGCGGTGGAaggtattattttatcttatgATAGGAACCTCAACTGAACATATTTGTCATGATGTAGACGTTAGCCACTTAACTTTGTAagaatcataattttattttctgaaaattcaatTTAAATGATATCTTATCCAATATGTAAACCGTTCTACCGTAGTTTTTAGCAAAAATTATTAAACTGAAGATAAAAAGGACACGaggaaattttaaatattaaaggtAAAATATAATGCaccatgcaaattattttattaactaCTTGCATATTGTcatagaaattttttatatggtaaacaaattttattgcatatatgtattaaaataatttgttacaatttatcttaaattaagagacaaaagacaaaaacttgtgtgagacagtcttacgggtcgtattttgtgagacggatctcttctttgggtcatccatgaaaaatattactttttatactaagagtattactttttattgtgcatatcggtatgattgacccgtctcatatataaagattcgtgagatcgtctcacaatagacctactctagacaaaaaaatgaaaaattttaaaaatatacagtaaaaaatataatcttagtaatttttgacATGAAAATTTCAATCAAGTCATgtgatcaaaaaaaaaattgtacaaggAAACTGAAATATATTAGTGCAATGATGTttctcataaaatttaaatataatattgtgACTTTACAATTGAAATTTGGTAAATTAAGATCATTTTAActcgttttatcaaaaattatagatGATTCTAATAATATAACTcgatattttaaatcatataataactCAAAGATCGAGTATCGATTGCTCATCAATAAGAGCAAATAAATTAGTGATGTCTTGATAGATGCCAGCATTGCGCATGTGCCGAGGTATAATATCTAtacaattataaataaattaaaaaaacaatgttttagatatttatttattataaaatttccaaCCGGATAGGTACACCTGTGTATGCAACTTCCTATATGTATATCAGTATATGCACAATTTAAATTGGGGAGATTTGTTTTTAAATCTCTAATATTATAGTATTGTTTGTGTTCAGTCAATGTTAGATCAAAACAAATTTATGCGGTTTCtgattcacaaaaaaaatattttcgcaATCTCTGGAATCATATGTATTTTTTCGGATGAAATTcgatacaaaacattgaaaatctagaagtaatatatgatattttagtaCTAGCTGTTTTAGATCTGTTACAAAaggtaaaattttgaatataaaattgaaataagtATTTTATACCAATACTTAGTACATTTGTTTGTgtactcaaatattatatactagtatcatattttaaaaaaatttatactgaTTAATAtcgcattttaaattttttgtaccGATTTTCATCAGAAAAAGACACgtgtaattaatataataattgacATATATGTATGGgaactcaaaaatcatatattagtacaatatctaaaatatattatactcaaatatcatgtattagttatatattttcaatattttgttccGATTTTCATCCGAGATAAGACGTCTCATTAATATCAATACTTGTTATACATGTTCGAGTACTCAAAAATCAGATATCAATATCAGATCTAAAACATTTTGTGCTCAAATATAATTACTACATCAAATTTTCAACGTTTTGTATTGAATTTCAATCGAAAAACTGTTGAGGACCTAGAGAATGAAGAAGCATTTTTTATATGAATCATAGATTCCAAGAATTTTTTTGATCTGataaaactaaaatcaaatacaaCTTATGTTATTGAAGATTTATTgatcttttattattaaaaataaacatatagatctttttttaaagaaaaataaacacaataataataataataattattattattattattaatatatataaactttGGATCGCCATCTTCATCCTCAGAGTCTACCTCTCCCCCTACCCCCTCGATCTTTTGTCGGCTCAGGGGAAAACCCCTTCATTCCGCCATGAGAATACGCAAGCGTGCCAAAATTTCTACTCTACTCTATGCGACGTCTTCTCTGGATCCCGGAACTCTTCCTCAAGCGCATATTTGTCAGCTCAATCAATCCCCATGGGACGTGATGAACTTCTCGCCGCCGCCGCCATCTCCTCCGCCTATGCCGTCGTCCCAGGTGAGTTCAATGTCCTCCGAGCTAGCACCATTTCCCTAGCTGGTGCAGATCTGTTGCCCCCTTCTGTTACTTTCGTCAATTTTCCATCATTTTCTACCATTATCCTTGGTTTTCTTTTAGGGTTTTCTTCAGATCAATTTTAGGGTTCTGATGAAACATTCAATCCCACCATTTAATTCCTTTTTCGTGATGTTCAGAATTCTATTTCCTTTCTGGGTTTTATCTTTCTTGCGTTATTATAGCATCGATGCTTCCATTTTCTCGACACGGGGAAATTTTTGCGCAGGTCAATGGGAACGATAGTTTCGCTGGAAATGGGAGCTCGAGAGACTCTATTGCAGTGATTAAGAGgtgaagttttcaaattttatttacttgGTATAGAATCTAAGTTTGCTCCTGTATTATCGTTTTGCAGAATAATCTCTAGGGTTCTTACGAGGAACATGATTTTGGTGTATTTTCCCCTATCAATTAGCTAAATACTGCTTGAATCATTAACTGAAATGGATCTATTTTTCTCCTGTCGATTCTTTTGGTGATTAGAGAGTGGATGGATGAGTTAAATAAAGCAACGAAATGGGAGCATTCCGGCACCAATTCCGTAGGAGCTGCCTCGAATGAGACGGAGCAGGAAGTGGGCACTTCTCCGAAAGACGACCTGATTAATATGTGCTGCAAGACTGATGGCAAGAGCTGCCAATGCCGAAGAGAGGCTGCCAAAGGCAATTCACTATGCGAGCACCATCTAATCATGGTACGAGGCTATAGCAATAACTCCGCGCATTCTACCACCAAGAACTCGGAAAAATCGTCGGTGGAGGCTCGGGGCGGCCCAGGAATCAAGAAACGGGCGGCACAATCTTTGTCAAATCCATATGTATTCTACTATTATTCGGGTTTCGGACCGCGGTGTGGAAAGAAAAGAGGGGAAGTTAGCAAGAATATTAATGAAGAATTTAACATTCCCAAGAATGATCTTGATGACGACAATGAAGCATCCTCCTCGTGCGACATTGAGGATGTGGAAATTGAAGATCGGGACGAGTACGAGGACGAAGTTGAGAAAATCAAAGCGATTAGCAAAAAGAAAGCCCGAAAACCGATCAAAGCTCGATCTCTCAAATCCTTgatgtgatttaacaatttagtCTAAGATTGTATGGTAATTTTCTTCCtatgtttcttgatttttatttatttatttttttcgaatGGGGTGTTCTTAAATTTTGGTGTTATTGCAACTTTGTGTGCATATATTGTGCGCCTTCGTGGCGCAAGATTTATGTTATCCTATTGAAATACGTGTGGGACATGGGAGAACATGGAATTTTAAGTATTGTAATTGGAAGAGTAGTATGGTAATTTCATTGCATATCACTTTCAACTTATGTGTTAACATTTGGCTCATCCCCACATAGGTATTCTTAGTATACAAAACTTTTATGAAACGGTTTCATAAGTCATTTTTATAAAACGAACGTTATGCAATGAAATTAATAAATCCATAATGTACGTTTAGGATACCCACATCGAACCTATCTCGCCATTATATATACTAGTCACCTAGGCATATACGTGTGTCATGAATATATGAGGCtaatatattaaacattcaTGATATTAAAACACCGTGAGACTAAAACATTGTGTACTTAAATAATGAAAGGCAATGAATCAACCGCACAAATATTCCAAGTACAAAAATGGAAAGAGATGATTAATATTAATCGTAAATAAAAGGATAGATTAGGAAGAAATAACCGCACAAATATTCCAAGCAcacaaatggaagggaatagttaatattaatcataaataaaaGGGTAGATTAAGAAGAGAAGTTGGTGTCCTCATCAAAATAGTTTTTATCAGTCTCTCAACTATTATAAAATAGTATATAAGTATAGATGTATGTGTGTTATCACTaatctatttatattttttattatattgaatAATGATAACTTTCGTTCATAATATTTTAGTATTGACTAAGTTTATTTTATTCTGCTatgtttaatataaaaatatctagttatgatttttcttttgttacgagttgaatataaattaatagattttaatttgtaatgacatttttttattcattaatattatctttataaatttggaaaataagttttatgt encodes the following:
- the LOC140979240 gene encoding uncharacterized protein produces the protein MGCFLGCFGDAKDRSSRRQRIHRADHQVKQKRVGSFQQQSVFLAGQSITEPPPPSLVSELQNRPEGEEQQLSPSPRKRVTFNSNITTYEHYSLCESTDSLPEGNPNVQEEKERNPKSSSQPLFEDENPVKSCFVSYPPNHRYHDARDSDDEAEEYTDSDLDDSEDDYEDDIDCTSDGREMMWPGSTLIQSLESRTENQSAGVIKKTQLLEEDGTLGSQSQARNRSDYINSVLNPVENVTQWKAAKSKGTRLLKSQKENNQTLFALSVRCDQFKNSNQEIAVDASLSNWLVSSESTLPKKKNSSSDIEYVNMSKG
- the LOC140979381 gene encoding uncharacterized protein — encoded protein: MRIRKRAKISTLLYATSSLDPGTLPQAHICQLNQSPWDVMNFSPPPPSPPPMPSSQVNGNDSFAGNGSSRDSIAVIKREWMDELNKATKWEHSGTNSVGAASNETEQEVGTSPKDDLINMCCKTDGKSCQCRREAAKGNSLCEHHLIMVRGYSNNSAHSTTKNSEKSSVEARGGPGIKKRAAQSLSNPYVFYYYSGFGPRCGKKRGEVSKNINEEFNIPKNDLDDDNEASSSCDIEDVEIEDRDEYEDEVEKIKAISKKKARKPIKARSLKSLM